Sequence from the Cydia fagiglandana chromosome 8, ilCydFagi1.1, whole genome shotgun sequence genome:
AGGTTAAGACACTTAGCGGTTTTTACGACTCTAACAAAAATCGCTatgtaacatatttataaaaaaatatttttttcacaccATTGGAAGTAAAATATCATTTCAGGTAATTCCGTAATATATGTTAAAGTGCAAATacttttatcataaaaattatgatttgtttatgttcaatagttatcgaaataaacagttttttgtgtCTCCTGTAAAGTAGGTTAAAAACACATGGCGACTTTTGTAGGCACAGCGACGAAATGGAACATCGAACATCTATTTAAACATTCATTTACAAAGTATTCAggcgattttttaaattattcgtTAAACTTATATTAAGACAAGGTGTAAtcaaaattttctaaaatttaatAGTCTTCTACCAAATTCTTTACCTGTTATCATTAACCATATATGAGGTACTTATCTAAATGTATATTATAGCTATTTCGTTTATGTCTGACATTCGATGATAGTATAATTTCGGTCCATCAAAGTCGGAAGCTCCTGCGTGAGTTCGAAAGTCATTCTAAATCCATCATTCATTCGCAACTAGACAATAAAAACTGGTATTTCCGAGTCAATAAACGTCTCTGTTTGTTTTTCTAACAGGAAACCTATTTACGTGActgtaaaaactaaaaagattTGTAAAAAACGTAAAAGGAGCGTGGGTGGCGGACTGACGACAGTTTAAGTAGCGTAACTTGATACAAGTCCAGAAGTTTGTTTTTCTTTACGCTCTCCAAATTGTCGGAAGCCAATGAGTTGATGATATTATTTTGCTGAATACCCCTCTACTCTAAATTTATGAGATTTTGTCGGCCGCCTTTGTTTACGGAAGCAAACCTTTATAGCCACTTAAATGTAATGTTAGTTTTTGCTCCAAAGTTTAATGAGAGGATCTTAAATTTGTGCAACAAACTTAAGACACTACTAAACGGTTATGTTATTATGAACCTAGTGCAACGCTAGTGATATTCTATCTGCATATCAATTCTCTGCCTACTAATTGTAAAACTATTACTATTAGCAATTAACGAAATTGTAAAAACAATTGCTTAGCTCTCAGTTGAGTTTGATATTACTGTCATTAAATCAGTTCAGCTGGAATGGGGTATAGAATAGCCCAAAATATATACTACAAAGTGTACGATGTCTGCTAATAAAAAGGCAACCCGATATTATAACACCTAACTTAGTGTTTTAATATCAAAGCAACATAATATTagtaaagacaaaaaactgacCTTAATTCAAGATATTAGGTTTTTGAGTAATAACGAAAAAAATCTAACCTATGAACCCAATTTAATACTCATCTAATGCACCGAGCTAATGATTATTTCCAAAGATCGATGAAGTTGATTGATACTCCATCGGTTGTCTGTGTGCGTAGGCGCAGGAACGTCACGTGGCAAATCCCTCGGTGCAACCCCTATTCGATCATCATGCCTCTCTTTCAGTTCAACTTAAAGAAAGTAATGATAGAACGAAATGGCAAGTTGGCCTAGTGTGAGTGAAGGCGCGGGCTCAAACATCTGCCAGGTTATTTTTTTTGTCTGTTGTTGCCTTTAGGCGGAATAATAATACCAATCTAACTCCAAATCAAGATacaattaggtattttaattccGTAGTTGAAGTAATATATTTAACGGACAAAATGATACTATATTATCAAGAGATGCGTTTCTTTGGTTATTATTTGCttgattatatttttaattattattctcGTATTATAAAGACAAGATTAACACGAATTACAAACgcgataaaaatttaaaaactacATACTTCACTTTATTAAAGAGGtagcaaataaaatacaaagtaACGGTTCTTCTCAATATGTTTTATGCACTGGTACATAATTTAAATCTGGATTGAGCATTGAATCAACTATGCACAATGAATGCTCAAATTCACATGTAGCGTGCCATTCAGCTGTAACTTCAATGCCCTGAATGCCTATGAGACTAAATAATTGAACGGAACAACTACCACCAAAACGACTTGATCTTACACCTTTACAAATTTAACTTTACCGTTGAACAATTATTAACAACTCCTAATTGCAATGCATCAAAGTTTACATTATGTTCCATTGGGTTTTAAGGACTGCACAGGTATACCGGTATGTTCAACTTAGCCAAGAGTTTATTGAAAACGAATGCAGCTCAGAGGTCCCAAAAGAAGGGGCAGGTTTGCGTCTGGAGTGAAACAATGAATGAAAAGCGTATTGTACGAAGACCACAAAATGAGGTCTGGATCAGTTTTATTATTAAGTGCGTAACATGTTGAGTTTAAAAGAAGACGGTTACTTCGTTCATTGACGTCTGGTTAGCTGTAGATCAGTAtgctttattaaaataaaatgttagtaACAGTCCCACATTTTGCTATAAAATAGTTGAATTATTTATCTTTTATTTACAAGTAATTTCAACAGTTGTTAGAATCATTAATTAAATCATCATAATAAATTTGTTCAGTCTGTCACCGAgaaatgtattaaatatacatatCATAACCCGAGTGCCGACCGACTGTCTACTATAGCTACCGAGAATAACTGGTGTTTCTCTTACAATGCCCAGTCTAGACTAGACTGTAACTAAACAAAAGAACGGCAGTCTAACCTGCGATAGCCGACACAGCTGTGTTCATGAATGAATAGGCGACCGAGTTACCTTCAAATGCTATAACCTATCTCAATGCAGGTCGCCTTGAAATAGCTCAGCTATTCAGGGCTTCCCCAGACGGCATTATTTCTTATTAGATGCCGTACAAAAGGGAGCCTTCAACTTGATGTAAGTTAAGGTCAAACACAAAGGCGCGGGCCGCGGGCGGCAGGGCTTAGACTGCATCTAGACGACTAGGTATGAGGCATTCATTCCATTGCTAAGAGGAATTCTAAGGGTATAATATCCTGCATGACGCTTTCATTTATGTACGAAGTCTTGACGGGCGTTTTTGTACGAATAAAACatatgatgtgaccgatttttAAGGGAAACTTAGATGTGCTTTGATTGAAATGATATCGTTTTCTTTTTCCACCTTTTTTCGTTTGCCACCCAACCTAAGTATGTAGTCAAATAATTGATTCTGAAGCTGTTATTCAGAGTGAACTcgtttatatacctacttatattatacactcgaaataaaaaaacagttaaaaatacatatatacgtaAGGTAAGATTtcatatatacaaatatgtatattattgtaCTAAAGTATGCCTTTTACCTATAACACACAGGAACATCATAATGCAATGAGGTAAACTAAAATCTCCAGATTTTGTTACTCGAACGCCATTAGGTTAATGGTTTATCTAAATTTAGCTCATAACTTGAGCGCATTATGTCACATACGGTCCCACATGGTCTCAAGATGTTATTCTGAGCGGATTGGCGGGAAAAAATACTTCTTAAGTTACAGGATAAAGTGTAAAGTTAGGAACAAAATCGTCAGTCCTTATGAAAAGCCTTATGTGCTCTGTACGCTGTTATTCCGTTTTTAAGAGGACGGTTAAAAGCTGAAGAAGGCACCGAGCCTAATCCTTGTGCAGTGTTCGGTTCCTCATAATCGTGAACTTACAAAAGATTTAGCCTACTTCTTTTATGAAGCAACAATTTTAAATTTCTTACGCCTATAAAATTGACGTCGATTTATTAAGAagttaacatttttataaattctgGTAGCCTAGCTGTAAGAGCGCGCGAAGCCCGGCTCGTACAATGAGTTCTTCGGCGATTATGTACGATAAATATGTACCAAAAAAAATGGAACTAATCAAAATAAGGCCTTGTGTGCTtatcccctctgggttggaaggtctgAATCAGATTGCAGCCGCTTGTATTTAGTAatataaatacaaatttaaaactactttgtattttgcatttgaaatatgtacttagtaggtacatatatcaaGGAAGTGTTTGTATTTTGtacttaaattacttttcaTAAACAATTCTTCCCATTTCTGGGTACTTACCTAATTTGTAAGTACATAGGTTACTTTAGTGTTTAAATAACTGCCaccaatttattttaaatataagctTTGTATTGTTAATGATAAAAATACAATGATTAATATGCAATAAAATTAGTGTTCGTCTTGCGGGTCTTGCCCATATGCTGCGAAAGTGACGCCCAGACGCCTTAAGAAGGCTCTGTCTTAAGATGAAATAGCCAGTATATTGCTATCAATTCATGTCAGGCGTTGTGTACTATGCCATTCATCTGATACAGACAGGACTGATGATGAATGGAAATGTGCAAACCCAACTTAataactcttcttcttcttcttcttcctggggttatcccggcatttttgccacggctcatgggagcctggggtccgcttgacaactaatcccaagatttgacgtagacactagtttttacgaaagcgactgccatctgaccttccaacccagaggggaaactaatcttattgggattagtccggtttcctcacgatgttttccttcaccgaaaagcgactggcaaatatccaatgatatttcgtacataagttccgaaaaactcattggtacgagccggggtttgaacccgcgacctccggattgaaagtcgcacgctcttaccgctaggccatcagcgcttACCCAACTTAATAACTATAAACCTCAAAGTGCAACTGATTTGAATTTATCTTCATTTGTAACGAGTACGATTTACCTTGCAAAAGGCAAGAATAAGGTATTGCAATCACAAGCTTAGTACATAAATAAGGTATCTACCATACATATGAGCAAACTACTCATGTATGAGCCTTAAACATCAAAAttagaattaaattaaaaattgggGGCTCCATACATAAAACTGACTTTTGAGATCTGTCGTTGAGCAGGCTATTTAAAGTCCCGTGACccgttttacattattaactagagtgtcatatacatatgtacagatagcgaaaaatatgtgttgtgtgtgacACTAGATAATAATGTAAAGCACGGAAGATATtacgattagttgaaattaccccgcagtcaAAATTGGTTTCCAGTTGCTTTCCAGTTACATACGAGTACACATCTTCATACGAGTAAAAAGAACGTTTATAAACTGTGATCCGAttacacatttttttacacCTACCTTTTAATTCCCATTACGTACCGTGGTGGTTTGATAGCACATGCATGTTaaaattaacacattcaatgtatgtacctaatcaTTAAAATAACTAATCACGTAGGAACTTACTACAAGTACCTACTTTACAGAAATACTACAAAATTTGattttaatacatatgtacatagttgttccagataccgctggagtgacgaagcccaaaaagacctgcgggcgcagcacggttccatttttatcgactatcactatgcgcgtccctttcgcacttacatacttgttagaacgtgacaggtatggtgacaagggataaaaacgccaccgtgctacgccgcctgtccgccctcggaatacccaactggcgtgaagtggcgcagaatagggcagaatgacgctctcttgtgtcagaggccaagatcctctttgggtcactgagccagtgatgtatgtatgtatgtgtgtatgtatgtatgaatatAGTTGGGTATGAATCagctaagtaggtaggtacttttactgGGAGTCTGTTTCACGAAAGCATGTATCAGTAGCGGAAGCCTTTCGTTAActcattttattatttagaaTGGGACTGCCACTTATTTTATATGTTACAATCCGTCGTAAGTCAGGCCCCATAGGCCGTAGGTCTCCGCTTGACCGCTATTGaccattttagggttccgtagccaaatggcaaaaaacggaacccttatagattcgtcatgtctgtctgtccgtccgtatgtcacacccacttttttccgaaactataagaactatactgttgaaacttggtaagtagatatattctgtgaaccgcattaagattttcacacaaaaatagaaaaaaaacaataaattttgggggttccccatacttagaacttaaactcaattttttttttcatcaaacccatacgtgtggagtatctatggataggtcttcaaaaatgatattgaggtttctaaaattttttttttctaaactgaatagtttgcgcaagagacacttccaaagtggtaaaatgtgtcccccccctgtaacttctaaaataagagaatgataaaactaaaaaaaaatatatgatgtacattactatgcaaacttccactgaaaattggtttgaacaagatctagttagtagttttttttaatacgtcataaatcgtaaaccacaattttattgttgctttctgctacggaacccttcatgggcgagtccgactcgcacttggccgcttttttttactttcagtAATTAATTAACTAATATGTAAAATTAATCTTATTCCAAAGATAATTGTAGTGTGATTACTAACGTAACTCAGTTAACCAGATCATTTTATCTACTCCAGGATCTGCTTGGATTGGGTCACCCAGGGCACGTGCCGGGACACAAAAGCTACGGGGCAGCTGGCGTGGGCGGCTGCAACACAAACAATTCCATTACATTTGGATCATTCAATACTGAACCCTATGACTACGGGAAATAAAGCGATAAGAAGCACATTCTGGAGATCATAGATCTGCCGTATTGTTATTGCTGAAGACTCTGTTGGAAATACGCAGTAAACAACAATTGTTTTGGTTGATACAGTCAACTTTGATGTACTAATCAGTTATTTTGTGTGCAATCGGTACATTATAGATAAGACTGGTCtcgtattatttatttgataataCATATACGTATAGCAAATTTGAGCATTGGCATGCTGCTTAGATATATATttccatatatgtacatatgtatgtgGTACCTATCCAACTAAACTAGAGTTGCAATGGcgtggtataaaataaatatatggttaGATTTTGTTGtacgaatataataaattattttataaattcttGTACGATAGTTTCAAACTAATTTTAAGAAaataaccaaaaaaataaccattCCCCACCCTTTCTCTCCGAAACTACTTGgtctaaaattttataaaaatacagaTAATAGTGCTTTACCTataaatgacaggaaaacctattagaaatgtacagtaaagcgtgagtcggacttatgtacggaaccctagaaacgtgagtccgactcgcacttggccgttttttctttataattattttataaattcgtTTACGATAGTTTCAAATTACtaatttatagaatttgattTAATTCTTAGACAaaccaatgttttttttatataatctcgAATATCGGTACCGTTGCAATTCGCGCCATTCTTGCAGATGGAGCACTGCGCTGGCTCGTGTTTTCGCTTGTCTGCTCGTTTTTATGCTAGGTATTCCCTTATTTCGATAATAGTGTAAAGGTACAGTGTACTTAGGCAGGTAGGTACACACATCAAATtctcataaaaattaaataagtgtATTTCCGctaaaaacattattttcattAGAAACTCTCATCGTCACCGGCCATCGCATAGAACATAACACAAGGCAGAGACAGCGTAATATTTGTTAACTTTCAGTTGATGTATGAGCCCAcataacaaacaaacaaacttcACATTCATtgatagagttagatcaagaaaagtctgcagcgattttgatagcccacgcagtgcaagtgtttttttaaccgtcaaacgtctatgaaagtatgacgtataaataggtgtacccttgttttgccgacaaacttttcatcgacaacgattcatcgaaacgttagtactagtaatattgtttggcgttattttgtttcatatactatttatttaaatttttcttactgcgtagaaatactattcatcgaatattatttgatcgctgattcgtttcaaattattttaattggcacaagtactaaacattgcaattcatttgttcgacgtattactttaatacatttttctgttgtaacaattttaggtttcggttaggttagaattgcgaccccacacagaaacgaacggctatcaaagtcattttaggttaggttagaactgcgaccctacacagaaacgaacggctttaaaagtaggttaggttagaactgcgaccccacacagaaacgaacgactttcaaagtgggtttaggttaggtttgaactgccaccccccacagaaacgaacggctttcaaagtaggtttaggttaggttagaactgcgaccccacacagaaaagaacggctttcaaagtaggtttaggttatgttacaactgcgaccccacacagaaaagaCCGGCTTTccaagtaggtttaggttaagTTACAACTGCGACTCCActcagaaacgaacggctatcaaagtaggtttagtttaggttagaactgcgacccccacacagaaacgaacggctttaaaataggtttaggttaggttataacTGCGACCACACAcataaacgaacggctttctaagtgggtttaggttaggtttgaactgccaccccacacagaaacaaaCGGCTTTAaaattaggtttaggttaggttagaactgcgaccgcACACAGAAaagaacggctttcaaagtaggtttaggttaggttagaactgcgaccacaCACATAAACggacggctttcaaagtgggtttaggttaggtttgaactgcgactccacacagaaacgaacagctttcaaagtaggttcaggttaggttagaactgcgaccccacacagaaacgaacggctatcaaagtcaaatattacatattgaaataattttatgcgtaataaattgtattaaatgcaatccaaaatgaaataagaaaacccgtaaagaaataccacgatataaactatatacgaaataactcCAGTGCCAATTAAAAATcccagatttaaatttactagtatcaattcttcgacgcaatgacttgtcgatgaaatgaaaatacttgaaacgttgtcttcgaaataacattcgatgaaatgtctgtcggcaattcaagggtaaaccgtATAAATAACtcatgcactgcgtgggctattaaaatcgctgcagacttttcttggtctaactctactcaAAGTATAAAATTTTAAACTATTATACCCAATTGATACACTGGCGTCACCCGAGCGTCGgggcggcgtctagtcaactctatggctgctgctcgacgccgCGTTAGCATTAAAAGCAAATAGCATTTAAAATCCCGCGCATAACTCCAGTACAACCCCCTGCGCTGGCGCATTCGTTTGTTCAAAATGCCATTGAAGCACGCGAACGGTTTTAACTCTTCGTATGTGTGTAATAAAGCTGTACATACGCGCTTTATTATGTGCATGTGAGTGTTATAACACTCACACATGGACAGTTGGGTGGGACACCCCTCGAAATGATTGTCCTCGGTGCTACTCGTGTTTTGGGTAGCGTTACCGTTCAAAAATGTACGACGATATGTTAAATGCCACATACCGACTTTGAGAGTATATTTACGTAAGTcaaagtaattaattataatatttaatttaattaggtttcatatattatattcttgaaatgtaaaaaaaactccGATCAATCAATGAAATTAATCATATATTTTGAGTAACATTCTAAAGTTcaatatatttatatgaatatCTATAGTAAATTTAATACCGGTGGGATATCTAACCTCGGCATCGCATCATATGAAAAAACTTACGAAACAAAACGACTGCAAAAAGCAAcatgaataggtaggtacattggtACCTAATACTCGTGCCTATAAAAATGCGTACCGAGCAAAtgtgtacaaaaaatattataaacggTAACGCTACCCCATTCCGCCCTTTGAAAAGGCATGTGTGCAACTAGTAAACGTAAGTACCCCTGTTGATCCCCCCGCCGGCCCAGGTGCGCCCGCGCGGCACGCGCCATTCCCGCCGCGGCCGGCGCCCTGACGCCATCTAAACCAACTGCCTGCATCCCTTATCCGAAGGATACTCGGAATGTGAACTCGCCCATCATGAGTTCAATCGGTGTCGTAGTCTTCCGCAACTCGCCACTCGGCAAAGCCCAAGTTCTCCAGGAGTCCGTCAGCAACGCCGTCAATATAAACAATAACACCAACCAAGGTGTCAGAAGAGAAATCATTATAGTGAGAAAGAAACAGAAGATCCAGTCTCCGCCGACGGTGTCAGTGACTTCTTTAGTGCGTGCTTCTGATCCTTCCGTTGCGAGTGTACCGGCGAAAAGACCGCGAGTTCGTGAAAATGTCCCTGAAGATATAGCTCGGTCGCCGACACCACTCGCGGTGGCACGGCGTAACGCCCGGGAACGGAACAGAGTCAGGCAAGTCAACGATGGCTTTGCCGCTCTACGCAGACACATACCCGAGGAAGTGGCTGCGGAGTTTGAAAATGCCAACTCAAACAGAGGACCGAACAAGAAGCTGAGTAAAGTAGAAACATTGCGTATGGCTGTAGAATATATAAGAAACTTGGAGAGTCTCCTTAATATAGGCCATGCTGACAAAGAAAATGCATCGTGTATGTCAATGGAATCTTTTCCCTCGCCGGCGTCTTCATCGCCACGTGACAACAGCCAAGAAAGAAGTTATTTCGCCCTCAACTCCCCCGCTCTTGATGAAGACGGTCTCGAGGAAGACGAATTAGACGGAACTCTGCAGCAGTTACCTCAGCACCAGTATATAGAATTACCAGCTACCGAAAACTTTCAGTTAGTTTCTACTCCGCATTTGTATGAAGAAGAGGACGGTATCGGACAACCTTTAACCCCGTCATCTGATTTAATAGCTCAAGAAGATGTCAATCCACATCTACTTGATGGACACTTTCCATTTCCAAACTCGGCTGAGCAATTCACAGTGATCCCGGAACAAAACTATTGTAGCGAACCCAATGTGTCATTGAACGATAGTGATTTCGAGGTAAAATATGCGGAGTCTGTCCATCACATGCATAGAAGTTTGGGTGAAGAAACAGACCTGCCTCTGGAAGCAATTAATCCCGATCTAATTATGGCACACGAGCAGTATAAATTCAAAGAAGAGTCATTTCTGGAAAATACACCATACAGTGATGTAGAGCTGAAGAAAGAACTTCCGGACATTCACGTGACGCCTGAAGACAGGGAGCAATTTGAGGAGACTTTGAAATGGTGGCAGGAGAAAACAAGACAAGCACGCCCAAACAATAAGAATTGACTAGAAAAGTGGTATAGCCAAGTGTATTGATAGTAGAGTAATAGATATTTATATTATGGTGTATGTATATGAAGTAATGGATAACATACAGCTGTCGGTGCCAAAGTCGCTGCCGGCGCAAGGTGCGCGGTAACGGTCAGTTAGTTTAATGAAGCCAGCACGCGTCTGCGTGTCTTTATCTTTATGTTAGTCTTAATAGCCAAGAAAAAACATTTGCTCAAACTAGTTAAACAAAGAGTTGACACGTGTTCAATCGATAACCACCTTTCATGTCCGATTATTATAAGTGTTAGACTAAGTGTATCCTTTTACCTGTAGATAAAATATTGGCAAAGTTGGTTGTCACGCTTaatatattgtatatttatattgatataaatacctacatttttatcTTCCAAACACACTGTAGAAACTATAATTCTAGGTTCTTACTTGACAAATATACTTTTTTACTGTGACGTACCACTatgcgtcttttctgtggacgTCATACGATAAATAGAATTTAAAGCCCAATATAAAACGTTCTAATTCTTTATAGTAAAATGTACTCTAATACGAAACGTTTTGCGAAACGTTTCTGACCCCGTCTGTATTGCATTATTTTTACTAgataattttgtaaatatttctttatttgaccgtatttttataatacttaGAGCACACTGAAACTTTCtggaactggccacttagaaaaaataagtcgtcagatatatcagaatccagaaattttcagtatggcccacgtaatgACATCAATAACTGCTTTCAATGTTTATTTGAGCCTTCAGATAACGATAATTACACTTAATTACACATTGCCATCAAtgtatgtaatgtcattagACGGATCTATTTCAAGATCGTCGTTCCGAACGATAAAAACCTATTAGTTATATGTTTTAGTTTAACCtttaattttatctgtaaatattGTTTACAAGGGCACCTAATCATAATACAAattgttataatacttattttaGTGCCTTCGAGATAATAATGTGATGTTAGTTGTAAGTAactgataaataaaaataaatcattttaaatCTTTATCTAATTATTATTTCAATGCTCGATTtgttacctattttaatatgtcGTTATTTTCTATTAAGCTAATACAGTCCCATTCTTTCAAGTCTCACCCCATTACTGGCAGCATCCCTTATGCTAATTCAGccatttttttgacattaaatgACCCACTTTGGCGCTTTGGCATTGGATGAATGCCGCAAGGCCTGGTTGGACAAGTTTTACTTTAAGATATAATTATTCGACTTAAACTTATAcataacattaaataattagTATTTTGATTACTTAATTACTTTCTTATTCTTTAAATTTTGTTGATATATGCCTACTTGATATTTAAGTTGAAATCTACTGATTCCTAGTAGGttcatcattgtattattaaacccttttttatttaactttcttGATTATACCGTGTTAGAAAATACGATACTCGGACAGCCCCGAGAACTAACGATTGTTTAATCTCAACTTAAACTTTGTCCCGGTTAAGTTCGTGTTTGTTCGGGCCGGGGACCGTTAACGGTAAGCCGATAGCGCCATTGTGATTGTAATGCGCCGCCGTTACCCCAAAAAAACTTCGTGTGAGATTCGAATTCGGGATGCACGTAGGGTTCCTTGCCTAATGAAGAACGGTTACCCGACAACACATTTAACTGGTCCTAAATAGTTCAGGTAACTTCGAAAATCATAAGCTGAGAgtagatatatttttaaatacacaTTCAATTAAAGttgttacttatttatttagagTCTGCgaccaatatttttttagttataaTGTACTTTTTTAGTTACCTATATGACATACATACGTATGTCATACAATTATCATACATATAATTAATACGCATCCAAAAATAAATGGTGTTTTACAGATAAGGCACCCTACTTAcatgtcataaaaaataaagtaaaacgtAGAAACGGTATGATTAAGAATTCGGGTTAAGtttcatttgattttatattgtTACTGTGTAGGGTACTTCTAAATTTTACATAGAAATAATGTATATTGTAGATTATAA
This genomic interval carries:
- the LOC134667001 gene encoding achaete-scute complex protein T8-like, with amino-acid sequence MSSIGVVVFRNSPLGKAQVLQESVSNAVNINNNTNQGVRREIIIVRKKQKIQSPPTVSVTSLVRASDPSVASVPAKRPRVRENVPEDIARSPTPLAVARRNARERNRVRQVNDGFAALRRHIPEEVAAEFENANSNRGPNKKLSKVETLRMAVEYIRNLESLLNIGHADKENASCMSMESFPSPASSSPRDNSQERSYFALNSPALDEDGLEEDELDGTLQQLPQHQYIELPATENFQLVSTPHLYEEEDGIGQPLTPSSDLIAQEDVNPHLLDGHFPFPNSAEQFTVIPEQNYCSEPNVSLNDSDFEVKYAESVHHMHRSLGEETDLPLEAINPDLIMAHEQYKFKEESFLENTPYSDVELKKELPDIHVTPEDREQFEETLKWWQEKTRQARPNNKN